The following is a genomic window from Daphnia magna isolate NIES linkage group LG4, ASM2063170v1.1, whole genome shotgun sequence.
TAATATTCTTGCTGACCTCAATCACCAACGAGAAACTGTGCAAAGAACCAGAAACAGAGTAAGTTCTTGTAAGTTTGGCTGATGTTTGGCATTAACATCTCTTTCCTATGTAGTTGATAGAGACAGATCAAGAACTTGGTCGAAGCGGACGTTTGCTTAATCACATGCTCGTGAGAATTATTCACAATCGGCTTATACTCATTGGCTTAATTTCCTTAGTTATACTTTTTATCATAATTACTTTGTACATAAAGTTCAGAGCAAATTCCTAGTCATCCTTCTGTTCTGCCCGTGTTTCACATAAAAATATACGTTAGCGTTTTGCTCACCCTTGCACTGCAAATTAAAGTTTATTGTTGCCAACGGCAATAaccgttttgtttgttatttaaGGTGGAGGAAAGCTATCACTTGAACATTCATCTGCCATAAGCGCAGTAACTCATTTTACATTGCGAATGCTCTTTTGTATTCCATTGTTATTATTCGTCGTTGATATTCATTATTCGATCTATTTTCACCAACTTGACTTCGATACCAAAACGAGTAAAAGACTAGCACAAGAGCAAGATGTGACGGCACAAGGATTTTATTTAGAATTAATTAAGTTCCATCGACATCTCGATACATTCCGATCGCAAGGAGTAGATGGGCGGGGAAGTTGGGGTGagggaattttgaaaaaaaggggggggaaaGAGCTGGACCAAGAAGATGACGGCGtcatcacatggcatatttACGAGTCCATTCCCGTGCGAGTTCATTGTATCGCTCTCGGTCAGTCTTGTATATCCTGGCAATCTCCGGAACCAAAGGATCATCCGGGTTTGGGTCGCATAGCAGAGAACAAATTGACAGCAGCACTGGAATTTCAAAGAAGTACAAGTTAAAAATCTTCTTCATACCATAGGAGAATTTGACAAACCAATATTTCCCCATTTAGGTTTTGAACCACAGAAGCTTAGTTTACAACCTTTTTTATAAAATTGATGTGCAAGTAAATACCTTTAGAAATGGTGAGTGCAGGTGACCACTGGGATCTCAATATATCCAAACAAATGCTACCATTGCTGTTTATATTGGGATGATAGATGCGTGTGGTAAATGCCACCTAGAGTGAAAGAATCAGAggttgaaaaaattaaacaacaaTCTCAATGGCACTTCATACCTTGGGTGGTTTGAATGGATAATCTGTCGGAAAGTGAATGGTGAGAAAGAAAACTCCACCTTGATAGGGACTGTCAGGCTAAAAATATCCCAATAgtcttagaaaaaaaaacataaactaaaaaagaaaagattaaaCTTACGGGCCCCATGATTGTGGCCTGCCAATGGAATACTGTTGGAAATAATGTTATAATGAGTTGTAATTGTTTCCACTCAATCTACATAACCtaaatatttctttaaattaTCTGTCTACTGAACACAATAAGActgaaatcaacattttaaacAAGTTGCAATAAATAACTAGTTATCCTTTGGTTGAACTTAGGTAAACCAATCTGCTTACAGTCATCTCCTACAGGGCCTGCCGAGCACTGTGCAGGAGGATCCCGTCCAAGATCTTGAAGTTcctggagaaaaaaagaaaaaccaattttCTAAAGTGAAAAGCTATAACATCACACACTGGCATAAGATCACATAAATGAATTCACttataaatgaaaacaaaaaataagtgGTAATTATAAATTGTGGTGTTGTAAATGTCAAGTAGCTTAACACGTTTGTCAAAGCATATAATCGAAAACAATAATTCTTAAGTATCTGATGAAATCTGTCGGCGAAAGAAAGTATTGATAGCTACCACTTTGGTTACCCGTATTACATGTAAAAATACGTTTAGTCACAACCAGAACTTTCGCCGAGCAAGCCTTAACATGGCGACTCCTTTATCGCGTTTTACATTTACGTGATTTCCTCTCAAATGAAcatgaaatttaaaataaattgaagGTCCAATTTCATTTGAAGCAGGCTTTAAATGATTACACCTACCTTATTGATTCTTTTCAATGCCATCTTTATGATATATGCACGCTATACAAGTTTTGCCGAAAGACTAGTCCTTGTCACCACCAACAGGAACTCTTTTTCCAATATGGAGGATAGGGAAGAACAGCGTTGCCAAAGGTATCTTGCCTAATTGAAATCTCTTTGCTTTCTCGATGCCGAAACCAGAGTGCCGAACCCGTACAACGTTGCGTTCAACCACAATGCGCATCTGCGCAATAACTGCAACGCCATCTAACGGGTGACACTtggcttttttaaatttatggGTGTTCCCGCATTTATCTCGTTGCACCCACCctagagagaaagaaaatcgaAACCAAATTGTAATGCATTGCTGAAATTCTTGGCAACTCATATGCAcgacaaagaaagaaattcagTGTGGAATAATGGGTCGCAGAATTCGATGTCGCGTTCATTTCCATCGTAGCTTTATTGAGACGTTCAACTAATTCCTTCACGACGatatttcttctttcatcTTTTAATACAAGAGGGAGTTTCCAAATTctgagaaacaaaaatccaaTATCTATTCGATTCTGCGAAACTAAACATCATGTTGAGCTTTACCAGTAATTTTACACGCCGACTAGGTTCAAGGACAAGAAGAATGAGGCCCTTAGCAACGGCTTTCATTCTACTACAATAATCAACAGCTCGATGAAAGAGCTTCTTCATGACGTTACGGTGGATGAGAGATATGGCCCAGAAAACATGTAAAACCTATTTACCGTCTTTTAGGCGGGCTTCTAATGGATCTGACTCGTTCCGTCAAGCGAGGATAGCCGCTAACAATTCGTCTGCTTCGATTAATGGAATTAACATAAAATCGTGCATTTCAGGTAACGCGCAGTATTAACCTCCTCGTCTTCTAGCACCACGTTGGATAATGATCAGTGGCCTATTGCGATGCAGTTTCAATTTTCAACGTATGCGGTGCGCGCCAACTAACGCATTGCGTCAACTTGGCTTTTCCCGTTGTTCAATAACATATCACACGTACTTCCCTGCCATgccaaaacgaaaattcatcCCGTACCTCGGCTCTTGACCGCTTTGTTGTGCTTATACGAATGGAAAGTAGCCAAACTTACTAATGGCCTTGTCCTGAAGCCTTCAGGTGCTTACGTACGTATAATACATACTATGTGGGCAAAAGCAATGGAATATACAATTACGATATAACTGGAATGCGATGTGCGATTGAGCATTTCGATTCGTTTGCTAGATGGCAGTTCTTTTAGTCTactagtttgttttgttttt
Proteins encoded in this region:
- the LOC116922133 gene encoding ubiquitin-conjugating enzyme E2-17 kDa translates to MALKRINKELQDLGRDPPAQCSAGPVGDDLFHWQATIMGPPDSPYQGGVFFLTIHFPTDYPFKPPKVAFTTRIYHPNINSNGSICLDILRSQWSPALTISKVLLSICSLLCDPNPDDPLVPEIARIYKTDRERYNELAREWTRKYAM